A region of Thioalbus denitrificans DNA encodes the following proteins:
- the glgP gene encoding alpha-glucan family phosphorylase: protein MNGTRFTLEVQPILPERLQRLQELANDLFYSWDREVRGLFFRLDRQLWDECGHNPKLFLRRVSQKKLDRAAQDNVFVEDFNRVLSSYDTYRQERYRSGLEEYLDPESDLIAYFCAEFGFHESFPVYSGGLGILAGDHCKATSDLGVPLVAVGLLYHQGYFRQRIDGFGNQVAHYVDSEFADLPISPALDAKGQEVHVQIHLPGRGVMLKVWKAVAGHVTLYLLDSDLEANAPSDRAITHQLYGGDVNTRIQQEIVLGVGGVRALTSLGLQPTVWHINEGHAAFQILERTRRWVAKGMEFEAALELVAAGTVFTTHTPVPAGHDMFEHHLISSYFADYIDDLGIGMERFLALGTMPENPHVFNQTALALRGSRFHNGVSRIHGGVASEMESYVWPQVPPAENPIRYVTNGVHVHTFLAREWANLFDMRFGGGWRNELLSQEFWKRVDEIPDHGYWSLHQSLKAELMVDVRRRVRAQFARNGCSDAECERLMRFLDPDESGILTIGFARRFATYKRAALIFNDPERLARLVNDPERPVMLIFAGKAHPHDEPGRHLIQVINGFSRRPEFEGRVLMLEDYDLSLARKLVSGVDVWLNNPEYPLEASGTSGQKAGINGVLNLSVLDGWWGEGYEGDNGWAIAPHGPEFDPAYRQREDARELLDLLEHEIIPLYYDRNGHGFSDGWVKKSKQSMKTLMPRYNAERMVMDYVMGFYAPAARQRRRLLAEDAAGARELATWKSRVRKLWPGVRVSRRDPPPAKIRAGETLPVHVSVELGGLTSDDIVVECLVGTEGERGELLIHDQYQLTARETDAQGQALFTLDLSPTLPGLQYYQLRAYPYHRLLSHRFELGCMLWV, encoded by the coding sequence ATGAACGGCACCCGCTTCACACTCGAAGTCCAGCCCATCCTGCCCGAGCGCCTGCAGCGGCTGCAGGAACTGGCGAACGACCTGTTCTACAGCTGGGATCGGGAGGTCCGCGGGCTCTTCTTCCGGCTGGATCGGCAGCTGTGGGATGAATGCGGTCACAATCCGAAGCTGTTTCTGCGCCGGGTTTCCCAGAAGAAGCTGGATCGCGCCGCACAGGACAACGTCTTCGTGGAGGACTTCAACCGGGTTCTCTCCAGCTACGACACCTACCGCCAGGAGCGCTACCGTTCCGGACTGGAGGAGTACCTGGATCCGGAAAGCGACCTGATCGCCTACTTCTGCGCCGAATTCGGGTTCCACGAGAGCTTCCCGGTCTACTCCGGGGGCCTGGGCATCCTGGCCGGGGACCACTGCAAGGCGACGAGCGACCTGGGTGTCCCCCTCGTGGCCGTGGGACTGCTCTATCACCAGGGCTATTTCCGCCAGCGCATCGATGGATTCGGGAACCAGGTCGCCCACTACGTGGACAGCGAATTCGCCGATCTGCCCATCAGCCCCGCCCTCGACGCGAAAGGGCAGGAGGTGCACGTGCAGATCCACCTGCCCGGCCGCGGCGTCATGCTGAAAGTCTGGAAGGCGGTGGCGGGACACGTCACCCTCTATCTTCTCGACAGCGACCTGGAAGCCAACGCCCCCTCGGATCGGGCCATCACCCACCAGCTCTATGGCGGTGATGTCAACACCCGGATACAGCAGGAGATCGTGCTCGGCGTGGGCGGAGTCCGCGCCCTGACCTCTCTCGGTCTGCAGCCGACCGTGTGGCATATCAACGAGGGCCACGCCGCGTTCCAGATCCTGGAGCGGACCCGGCGCTGGGTGGCCAAGGGGATGGAGTTCGAAGCGGCGCTGGAACTGGTGGCGGCGGGGACGGTGTTCACCACCCATACCCCGGTGCCCGCCGGCCACGACATGTTCGAGCACCACCTGATCTCCAGCTATTTCGCCGATTACATCGACGATCTCGGCATCGGCATGGAGCGCTTTCTGGCGCTGGGAACGATGCCGGAGAATCCCCACGTGTTCAACCAGACGGCGCTGGCCCTGCGGGGGTCGCGCTTCCATAACGGGGTGAGCCGCATCCACGGCGGCGTCGCCTCGGAGATGGAGTCCTATGTCTGGCCCCAGGTGCCCCCGGCGGAGAATCCCATCCGCTACGTCACCAACGGCGTGCACGTGCATACGTTCCTCGCCCGCGAATGGGCCAACCTGTTCGACATGCGTTTCGGCGGCGGCTGGCGCAACGAGCTCCTGAGTCAGGAGTTCTGGAAGCGGGTGGACGAGATTCCGGACCATGGCTACTGGAGCCTGCACCAGTCGCTGAAGGCGGAGCTGATGGTGGACGTGCGCCGGCGGGTCCGGGCCCAGTTCGCACGCAACGGCTGCAGCGACGCCGAATGCGAACGGCTCATGCGTTTCCTGGATCCCGATGAGAGCGGCATCCTGACCATCGGCTTCGCGCGCCGCTTCGCCACCTACAAGCGGGCCGCGCTGATCTTCAATGACCCCGAGCGGCTCGCGCGCCTGGTCAACGATCCGGAGCGTCCGGTGATGCTCATCTTCGCCGGCAAGGCCCATCCCCACGACGAACCCGGCCGCCACCTGATCCAGGTGATCAACGGGTTTTCCCGCCGTCCCGAGTTCGAGGGGCGGGTGCTCATGCTGGAGGATTACGATCTCTCCTTGGCGCGCAAGCTCGTCAGCGGCGTGGATGTCTGGCTCAACAACCCCGAGTACCCGCTCGAGGCCAGCGGCACCTCGGGGCAGAAGGCCGGCATCAACGGTGTGCTCAACCTCAGCGTGCTCGACGGCTGGTGGGGCGAGGGGTACGAGGGGGACAACGGCTGGGCCATCGCTCCCCACGGCCCCGAGTTCGATCCCGCCTACCGCCAGCGCGAGGATGCCCGCGAGCTGCTGGACCTGCTCGAGCACGAAATCATCCCGCTCTACTACGACCGCAACGGGCACGGCTTCTCCGACGGCTGGGTGAAGAAATCCAAGCAGTCCATGAAGACCCTCATGCCCCGCTACAACGCCGAGCGGATGGTGATGGACTACGTGATGGGGTTCTACGCCCCCGCCGCGCGGCAGCGCCGCCGCCTGCTGGCTGAAGACGCCGCCGGGGCCCGGGAACTGGCAACCTGGAAATCGAGGGTGCGCAAGCTGTGGCCGGGGGTGCGCGTGTCGCGCCGGGATCCCCCGCCCGCGAAGATTCGCGCCGGTGAGACGCTGCCCGTCCATGTCAGCGTCGAGCTCGGCGGACTGACCAGTGATGACATCGTGGTGGAGTGCCTGGTGGGGACCGAGGGCGAGCGCGGCGAGCTCCTGATCCACGACCAGTACCAGCTCACCGCGCGGGAGACCGATGCCCAGGGCCAGGCCCTGTTCACCCTGGACCTCTCCCCCACCCTGCCGGGCCTGCAGTACTACCAGCTGCGCGCCTATCCCTATCACCGCCTGCTGAGCCACCGCTTCGAGCTCGGCTGCATGCTGTGGGTGTGA
- the lolA gene encoding outer membrane lipoprotein chaperone LolA, whose translation MPKHPARRLSPGLLLIAALWTALAAAADTDRLTRFLSDTRALRATFTQEVRDMDGAVMERSTGTMVLERPDRFRWDYLEPAEQHVISDGRTLWLYDPELLQVSVRPLGQALANTPALLLGGDLGRLEENFIVTPLDDQEGIHWYELVPRDPEAVFQQMLIGFRGETLAQMELTDHLGQSTRLTFSDVEANPGLDPALFGFTPPPGVDVIGEGG comes from the coding sequence ATGCCGAAACATCCTGCCCGCCGCCTCTCCCCCGGGCTGCTCCTCATCGCGGCGCTGTGGACCGCCTTGGCGGCGGCGGCCGATACCGACCGGCTGACCCGCTTCCTCTCCGACACCCGGGCGCTGCGCGCGACCTTCACCCAGGAGGTGCGCGACATGGACGGCGCGGTCATGGAGCGATCCACCGGGACCATGGTGCTGGAGCGGCCGGACCGCTTCCGCTGGGACTACCTGGAACCGGCCGAACAGCACGTCATCAGCGACGGCCGGACGCTGTGGCTCTACGATCCGGAGCTGCTGCAGGTCTCGGTCCGCCCCCTCGGGCAGGCGCTGGCCAACACCCCGGCGCTGCTGCTGGGCGGCGACCTCGGCCGGCTGGAGGAGAACTTCATCGTCACCCCCCTGGACGACCAGGAGGGCATCCACTGGTACGAACTCGTACCCCGCGATCCCGAAGCCGTCTTCCAGCAGATGCTCATCGGTTTCCGCGGCGAGACCCTGGCGCAGATGGAGCTGACCGATCACCTGGGCCAGTCCACCCGCCTCACCTTCAGCGACGTGGAGGCCAACCCGGGGCTGGACCCGGCGCTGTTCGGGTTCACGCCGCCGCCCGGTGTGGATGTCATCGGCGAGGGCGGCTGA
- the trxB gene encoding thioredoxin-disulfide reductase, which translates to MPTGRFAEKNMSETKHCRLLILGSGPAGYTAAVYAARANLDPVLITGLEQGGQLMTTTEVDNWPGDVEGLQGPGLMERMRKHAERFNTEIVFDHIHTADLSRRPYTLTGDAGAYTCDALIIATGASAMYLGLPSEEAFRGKGVSACATCDGFFYRKQRVAVIGGGNTAVEEALYLSNIADHVTVVHRRDKFRSEKILADQLLEKAAGGNVTIEWNHVLDEVLGDQSGVTGMRIKNVDSGETREVELQGIFVAIGHKPNTALFEGQLELDHGYIKVKSGTGGNATATSVPGVFAAGDCMDHVYRQAITSAGTGCMAALDAERYLDGLED; encoded by the coding sequence ATCCCCACAGGACGCTTTGCGGAGAAAAACATGAGCGAAACCAAGCACTGCCGCCTCCTCATCCTCGGTTCGGGGCCGGCCGGCTATACCGCGGCCGTCTACGCCGCGCGCGCCAACCTCGACCCGGTGCTGATCACGGGCCTCGAGCAGGGCGGCCAGCTGATGACCACCACCGAGGTGGACAACTGGCCCGGCGACGTGGAGGGGCTGCAGGGTCCCGGACTCATGGAGCGCATGCGCAAGCACGCCGAGCGCTTCAACACCGAGATCGTGTTCGATCATATCCATACCGCCGACCTGTCCCGGCGCCCCTACACCCTCACGGGCGATGCCGGCGCCTACACCTGTGATGCGCTCATCATCGCCACCGGGGCCTCGGCCATGTACCTGGGACTGCCCTCCGAGGAGGCCTTCCGCGGCAAGGGCGTCTCCGCCTGCGCCACCTGCGACGGCTTCTTCTACCGCAAGCAGCGGGTGGCGGTCATCGGCGGCGGCAACACCGCCGTGGAGGAGGCGCTCTATCTCTCCAACATCGCCGACCATGTCACCGTCGTGCATCGCCGGGACAAGTTCCGTTCCGAGAAGATCCTCGCCGACCAGCTGCTGGAGAAGGCCGCCGGCGGCAATGTCACCATCGAGTGGAACCACGTCCTGGACGAGGTGCTGGGCGACCAGAGCGGCGTGACCGGGATGCGCATCAAGAATGTCGACAGCGGCGAGACCAGGGAGGTCGAGCTGCAGGGCATCTTCGTGGCCATCGGCCACAAGCCCAACACGGCGCTGTTCGAGGGGCAGCTCGAACTGGATCACGGCTACATCAAGGTGAAGAGCGGCACCGGCGGCAACGCCACCGCCACCAGCGTGCCCGGCGTATTCGCCGCCGGCGACTGCATGGACCACGTCTACCGCCAGGCCATCACCTCCGCCGGCACCGGCTGCATGGCCGCGCTGGACGCCGAGCGTTATCTGGACGGCCTGGAAGACTGA
- a CDS encoding DNA translocase FtsK encodes MGQASRKSGNGLPLAIHVGRGVREGALILFSAVALYLLLALVTYQPTDPGWTHSGSGGAATNAGGVAGAWFADIFLALFGYMAYLVPLMVGYSGWLVFQGRQGEMATQWTRFSLRAVGFVVTVATGCGLAWLHFDTPSMVLPQSSGGILGEVVGGGLHAVFNFMGSTLLLLALFLTGVTLFTGLSWFGLMDAVGRFTLGALDTFRTRVRSLRERLAARRAVQERREIAKAEVKKVEKRKPPRIEPVIAQPEPSKRVEKERQVPLFKNPESGTLPTLGLLDKGDKAQTSYSKEALAAISRQVELKLMDFGVEAQVVAVNPGPVITRFELQPAPGVKGHQISNLAKDLARSLSAVSVRVVEVIPGKSVIGLEIPNENRAIVHLSEVLTSRAYDEAASPLTLALGKDISGNPVVVDLARMPHLLVAGTTGSGKSVALNAMLLSLVYKALPDEVRLILIDPKMLELSVYQGIPHLLAPVVTDMKEAANALRWCVAEMERRYRLMASLGVRNIAGFNRKVREAHKAGTPIPDPLASPDLEGEPPVLDPLPYIVVLVDEYADLMMVVGKKVEELIARLAQKARASGVHLILATQRPSVDVITGLIKANIPTRIAFQVSSKVDSRTILDQPGAEQLLGHGDMLYLPPGTGLPMRVHGAYVADAEVHRVVEDLRARGEPDYVEAVLEGGSDGEGGPGGDGGEDAESDPLYDEAVRVVTETRRASISSVQRRLKIGYNRAARMIEAMEQAGIVSEMQTNGSREVIAPPPPGTD; translated from the coding sequence TTGGGACAGGCATCACGGAAATCTGGAAACGGCCTGCCGCTCGCGATACACGTGGGCAGGGGAGTGCGCGAGGGTGCGCTGATCCTCTTCTCCGCCGTGGCGCTCTACCTGCTGCTCGCGCTGGTCACCTACCAGCCCACCGATCCCGGCTGGACCCACAGCGGCAGCGGCGGCGCGGCCACCAATGCCGGCGGTGTGGCCGGCGCCTGGTTCGCGGACATCTTCCTCGCCCTGTTCGGCTACATGGCCTACCTGGTCCCGCTGATGGTGGGCTACAGCGGCTGGCTGGTCTTCCAGGGGCGACAGGGCGAGATGGCCACCCAGTGGACCCGCTTCTCCCTGCGCGCGGTCGGCTTCGTGGTGACCGTGGCCACCGGCTGCGGGCTCGCCTGGCTGCACTTCGACACCCCGTCCATGGTGCTGCCCCAATCGAGCGGGGGCATCCTCGGCGAGGTGGTCGGCGGCGGTCTCCACGCCGTGTTCAACTTCATGGGCTCGACGCTGCTGCTGCTGGCGCTGTTCCTGACCGGCGTCACCCTGTTCACCGGGCTTTCCTGGTTCGGGCTCATGGATGCGGTGGGCCGCTTCACACTCGGGGCGCTGGATACCTTCCGCACCCGGGTACGGTCGCTGCGCGAACGGCTCGCGGCGCGGCGGGCGGTGCAGGAGCGGCGCGAGATCGCCAAGGCCGAGGTGAAAAAGGTCGAGAAGCGCAAACCGCCGCGCATCGAGCCGGTCATCGCCCAGCCGGAACCCAGCAAGCGGGTGGAGAAGGAGCGCCAGGTTCCCCTGTTCAAGAACCCGGAGAGCGGCACCCTGCCCACCCTGGGTCTGCTGGACAAGGGCGACAAGGCCCAGACCTCCTACTCGAAGGAGGCGCTGGCGGCCATTTCACGCCAGGTGGAGCTCAAGCTCATGGACTTCGGGGTGGAAGCGCAGGTGGTGGCCGTGAACCCCGGTCCGGTCATCACCCGCTTCGAACTGCAGCCGGCCCCCGGCGTGAAGGGCCACCAGATCAGCAACCTGGCCAAGGATCTGGCCCGTTCCCTGTCCGCGGTCAGCGTGCGCGTGGTGGAGGTCATCCCGGGCAAGTCGGTCATCGGCCTGGAGATCCCCAACGAGAACCGCGCCATCGTGCACCTGAGCGAAGTGCTCACCTCCCGGGCCTATGACGAGGCGGCCTCGCCGCTCACCCTGGCTTTGGGCAAGGACATCTCGGGCAACCCGGTGGTGGTGGATCTCGCGCGCATGCCCCACCTGCTGGTGGCCGGCACCACCGGATCGGGCAAGTCGGTGGCCCTGAACGCCATGCTGTTGAGCCTGGTCTACAAGGCCCTGCCCGACGAGGTCCGCCTCATTCTCATCGATCCCAAGATGCTCGAACTCTCGGTGTACCAGGGCATACCGCACCTGCTCGCCCCGGTGGTGACCGACATGAAGGAGGCGGCCAACGCCCTGCGCTGGTGCGTGGCGGAGATGGAGCGCCGCTACCGCCTCATGGCCTCGCTGGGGGTGCGCAACATCGCCGGCTTCAACCGCAAGGTGCGCGAGGCCCACAAGGCCGGCACGCCGATCCCCGATCCCCTGGCCAGCCCGGATCTGGAGGGCGAGCCGCCGGTTCTCGACCCGCTGCCCTACATCGTGGTGCTGGTGGACGAATACGCCGACCTGATGATGGTGGTGGGCAAGAAGGTGGAGGAGCTCATAGCCCGCCTGGCGCAGAAGGCCCGCGCCTCGGGTGTCCACCTGATCCTGGCCACCCAGCGCCCCTCGGTGGATGTCATCACCGGCCTCATCAAGGCCAACATCCCGACCCGCATCGCCTTCCAGGTCTCCTCGAAGGTGGATTCGCGCACCATCCTCGACCAGCCCGGCGCCGAACAGCTGCTCGGCCATGGCGACATGCTCTACCTCCCCCCGGGCACCGGCTTGCCGATGCGTGTCCACGGCGCCTATGTCGCCGACGCGGAGGTGCATCGGGTGGTGGAGGATCTGCGCGCCCGCGGCGAGCCCGACTACGTGGAGGCCGTCCTCGAGGGCGGATCCGACGGCGAGGGCGGTCCCGGCGGCGACGGCGGGGAGGATGCCGAGTCCGATCCCCTCTATGACGAGGCGGTGCGGGTGGTGACCGAGACCCGCCGCGCCTCCATCTCCAGCGTCCAGCGCCGCCTCAAGATCGGCTACAACCGCGCCGCGCGCATGATCGAGGCGATGGAGCAGGCCGGCATCGTGAGCGAAATGCAGACCAACGGCAGCCGCGAAGTGATCGCGCCGCCGCCTCCCGGAACCGACTGA
- a CDS encoding arginyltransferase yields MSEQHPSTTGTIKLYATAPHPCSYLAGRQATTLFVDPFYPLDTGIYSYLSRLGFRRSGAHVYRPECAGCRACIPARIPVRHFRPDRGQRRVWNRNRDLSVRCLRGVHPARHYPLYERYICSRHRDGDMYPPDREQYESFLGCEWSDTWSYEFSLEGRLVAVAVVDRLDDALSAIYTFFEPGMDARSLGTYAILWQAQEAARLELTWLYLGYWIEDCRKMSYKGRFRPLEILRDGHWIPR; encoded by the coding sequence ATGTCCGAACAGCATCCCTCGACAACCGGCACCATCAAGCTCTATGCCACGGCGCCGCACCCGTGCAGCTACCTTGCCGGCCGTCAGGCGACGACGCTGTTCGTCGATCCCTTCTATCCCCTCGATACCGGGATCTACAGCTATCTCTCCCGCCTCGGTTTCCGCCGCAGCGGGGCCCACGTCTACCGCCCGGAGTGCGCCGGCTGCCGGGCCTGCATCCCGGCACGCATCCCGGTCCGGCACTTCCGTCCCGATCGCGGGCAGCGCCGGGTCTGGAACCGCAACCGGGATCTGAGCGTACGCTGCCTGCGCGGCGTTCATCCGGCCCGGCACTACCCCCTCTACGAACGCTACATATGCTCCCGTCACCGGGACGGCGACATGTACCCTCCGGACCGGGAGCAGTACGAAAGCTTCCTGGGCTGCGAGTGGAGCGACACCTGGTCCTACGAATTCAGCCTGGAAGGTCGCCTGGTGGCGGTGGCGGTGGTCGACCGCCTGGATGACGCCCTGTCGGCCATCTACACCTTCTTCGAGCCCGGCATGGATGCGCGCAGCCTCGGGACCTACGCCATCCTGTGGCAGGCCCAGGAGGCCGCCCGCCTCGAGCTCACCTGGCTCTATCTCGGCTACTGGATCGAGGACTGCCGGAAGATGAGCTACAAGGGTCGCTTCCGTCCCCTCGAGATTCTCCGCGACGGCCACTGGATTCCCCGCTAG
- the malQ gene encoding 4-alpha-glucanotransferase gives MRGGHAAILDRRLSGILLHPTSLPGPGPAGNLGVEAYHFIDFLVSAGQRVWQVLPLGPTHDDLSPYQTLSAHAGNPCIISWERVVEAGWLLEDALDQAGTAEPQRGERLLTWALEGFRAHADAAERAAYEAFCQEEAWWLEDYVLYRALRRALGNRPWFQWPAPLRDRVPADLDEARGVLAETLERLRLGQYLFRVQWLALKRHANSRGVHLFGDLPIFVAHDSADVWAQREFFRLDESGRPTVVAGVPPDYFSTEGQRWGNPLYDWERLEADGFAWWIQRMRTQLVLFDLVRIDHFRGFQAFWEIPAGEETAVNGHWREAPGDALFRALDETLGPLPVVAEDLGTITPEVHALRSDHGLPGMRVLQFAFDGNPGNPYLPHNHARDTVVYTGTHDNDTTSGWFRSLDPALRNRILDYLGQPRDPMPWALIRAALASVSCLSMIPMQDVMGLDSSHRMNVPGVSDGNWQWRFEWSQVPPEAAGRLRHLTALYGRLQG, from the coding sequence ATGAGGGGCGGACATGCAGCCATACTCGACCGCCGCCTCTCCGGGATCCTGCTGCATCCCACCTCCCTTCCAGGGCCGGGCCCCGCGGGCAATCTCGGCGTAGAGGCCTACCATTTCATCGATTTCCTGGTCAGCGCGGGCCAGCGTGTCTGGCAGGTTCTGCCCCTGGGTCCCACCCACGACGACCTCTCGCCCTACCAGACCCTCTCCGCCCACGCCGGCAACCCCTGCATCATCAGCTGGGAACGGGTCGTGGAGGCGGGCTGGTTGCTCGAGGACGCCCTCGACCAGGCGGGTACCGCGGAGCCGCAGCGCGGCGAGCGCCTTCTCACCTGGGCCCTGGAGGGCTTCCGCGCCCATGCGGACGCGGCGGAAAGGGCCGCATACGAGGCCTTCTGCCAAGAAGAGGCCTGGTGGCTGGAGGATTATGTCCTCTACCGGGCGCTGCGCCGGGCGCTGGGCAACCGTCCCTGGTTCCAGTGGCCCGCGCCGTTGCGCGACCGGGTGCCGGCCGACCTGGACGAGGCCCGGGGCGTGCTGGCGGAGACCCTGGAACGGTTGCGGCTCGGGCAATACCTGTTCCGGGTGCAGTGGCTGGCCCTCAAGCGCCACGCCAACAGCCGTGGCGTCCACCTGTTCGGCGATCTGCCCATCTTCGTGGCCCACGACAGCGCCGACGTCTGGGCGCAACGGGAATTCTTCCGCCTCGACGAGAGCGGCCGACCCACGGTGGTGGCCGGGGTGCCCCCCGACTACTTCTCCACCGAGGGCCAGCGCTGGGGCAACCCGCTCTATGACTGGGAACGCCTGGAGGCAGATGGCTTCGCGTGGTGGATTCAGCGCATGCGTACCCAGCTGGTCCTGTTCGATCTGGTCCGCATCGATCACTTCCGCGGTTTCCAGGCCTTCTGGGAGATACCGGCCGGGGAGGAGACCGCGGTGAACGGCCACTGGCGCGAGGCGCCGGGAGATGCCCTGTTCAGGGCGCTGGACGAAACCCTGGGACCCTTGCCGGTGGTGGCCGAGGATCTCGGCACCATCACCCCCGAGGTCCACGCGCTGCGCAGTGACCATGGCCTGCCGGGCATGCGGGTGCTGCAGTTCGCCTTCGACGGCAACCCGGGCAATCCCTACCTGCCCCACAACCACGCCCGCGACACCGTGGTCTATACCGGGACCCACGACAACGACACCACCAGCGGCTGGTTCAGGAGTCTCGATCCGGCGCTCCGGAACCGCATCCTGGACTACCTGGGCCAGCCCCGGGACCCGATGCCCTGGGCCCTCATCCGCGCGGCGCTCGCCTCGGTCTCATGCCTGTCGATGATACCGATGCAGGATGTCATGGGGCTCGACAGCTCCCACCGCATGAACGTCCCCGGTGTCTCCGACGGCAACTGGCAGTGGCGCTTCGAATGGTCCCAGGTGCCCCCGGAAGCCGCCGGCCGCCTGCGCCACCTCACCGCCCTGTACGGCCGCCTGCAGGGTTGA
- the aat gene encoding leucyl/phenylalanyl-tRNA--protein transferase, translated as MERLFWIEPGAPAEFPDPELALREPDGLLAAGGDLGPERLLAAYREGIFPWYSEGQPILWWSPDPRAVLFPDRIRITRSLRKTLRSHRYRVSMDTDFAAVIAACAEPRPGQDGTWITAAMRNAYLRLHLQGAAHSVEVWEDGMLAGGLYGVAIGRVFFGESMFTRARDASKVALVHLAGQLQAWGFPLIDCQQTTSHLLTMGAVEIPRREFLHWVREARQLPGRAGPWRLDWTYGP; from the coding sequence ATGGAGCGACTGTTCTGGATCGAGCCCGGCGCTCCGGCTGAATTCCCCGACCCGGAGCTGGCGCTGCGGGAACCCGACGGGCTCCTCGCCGCGGGCGGCGATCTCGGTCCGGAGCGCCTGCTGGCCGCCTACCGGGAAGGCATCTTTCCCTGGTACAGCGAGGGCCAGCCCATCCTGTGGTGGTCGCCCGACCCGCGGGCCGTGCTCTTTCCCGATCGCATCCGCATCACCCGCAGCCTCCGCAAGACCCTCAGGTCGCATCGTTACCGGGTTTCCATGGACACGGATTTCGCCGCCGTGATCGCCGCCTGCGCCGAGCCCCGGCCCGGCCAGGATGGCACCTGGATTACCGCCGCGATGCGCAACGCCTACCTGCGGCTGCACCTGCAGGGTGCGGCCCATTCGGTGGAGGTGTGGGAGGACGGGATGCTCGCGGGTGGTCTCTACGGGGTGGCCATCGGCCGGGTCTTTTTCGGCGAGTCCATGTTCACCCGGGCCCGCGATGCCTCCAAGGTCGCACTGGTCCACCTGGCCGGCCAGCTCCAGGCCTGGGGATTCCCGCTGATCGACTGCCAGCAGACCACCAGCCATCTCCTGACCATGGGCGCGGTGGAAATTCCCCGCCGGGAGTTTCTACACTGGGTCAGGGAGGCCCGGCAGTTGCCGGGCCGCGCCGGACCGTGGCGGCTGGACTGGACATACGGCCCGTGA
- the ald gene encoding alanine dehydrogenase, which produces MRVGIPREIKTLEGRVALVPEAAGELVRLGHEVLVERGAGRLSGYEDADYEAHGVRLAPDAAAVYGAAEVIIKVKEPQPQEYPLLRSDHRLFCYLHLAAEPQLFRALLDIGLTAVAFETVSEGTHLPLLAPMSAIAGRLGVQVGAHLLHRPQGGKGLLLGGLPAGERGHVVIIGAGVAGGNAAAAAAAAGTRVTVFDRKPDKLVAMHDLGPNVTALYPYGGALAQAVAQADLLVGAVLIPGARAPRVVDRAMVAAMQPGSVIVDISVDQGGCIETTRPTTYAEPTYVDEGVVHFAVTNMPGAVPRTASQALSAALIPYAARLLEADWRDRPALAAGINVEAGEIRYPALRNILASQV; this is translated from the coding sequence ATGCGCGTTGGAATTCCACGTGAAATCAAGACCCTCGAAGGCCGGGTGGCACTCGTGCCGGAGGCGGCGGGGGAGCTCGTGCGGCTCGGTCACGAGGTGCTCGTGGAACGGGGCGCCGGACGCCTGAGCGGTTACGAGGACGCGGACTACGAGGCCCACGGGGTGCGCCTAGCGCCGGACGCCGCCGCGGTATACGGCGCGGCGGAGGTCATCATCAAGGTCAAGGAGCCGCAGCCGCAGGAGTACCCCCTGCTGCGTTCCGACCACCGCCTGTTCTGCTATCTGCACCTGGCGGCCGAGCCGCAGCTGTTCCGCGCGCTGCTCGATATCGGCCTGACGGCGGTGGCCTTCGAAACGGTCTCCGAAGGCACGCACCTGCCGCTGCTGGCGCCCATGAGCGCCATCGCCGGGCGGCTGGGAGTCCAGGTGGGCGCCCACCTGCTGCACCGGCCCCAGGGCGGCAAGGGCCTGCTGCTCGGCGGCCTGCCCGCGGGCGAGCGCGGCCACGTGGTCATCATCGGCGCCGGCGTCGCCGGCGGCAACGCGGCCGCGGCGGCCGCTGCCGCGGGCACCCGGGTGACGGTGTTCGATCGCAAGCCGGACAAGCTGGTGGCCATGCATGACCTCGGCCCCAACGTCACCGCGCTCTATCCCTACGGCGGCGCGCTGGCGCAGGCCGTGGCGCAGGCGGACCTGCTGGTGGGCGCGGTACTGATTCCCGGCGCCCGCGCGCCCCGGGTGGTGGACCGGGCCATGGTCGCCGCCATGCAGCCCGGCAGCGTCATCGTGGACATCTCCGTGGATCAGGGCGGCTGCATCGAGACCACCCGGCCCACCACCTATGCCGAACCCACCTACGTTGACGAGGGCGTGGTGCACTTCGCCGTCACCAACATGCCGGGAGCGGTGCCGCGCACCGCCTCCCAGGCACTCTCCGCGGCGCTCATTCCCTATGCCGCGCGGCTGCTGGAGGCCGACTGGCGGGATCGTCCGGCCCTGGCTGCGGGCATCAATGTCGAAGCCGGTGAAATCCGCTATCCCGCCCTCCGGAACATCCTGGCCTCTCAGGTATAA